From Clarias gariepinus isolate MV-2021 ecotype Netherlands chromosome 18, CGAR_prim_01v2, whole genome shotgun sequence:
GAGTGCAAAGTGAAAATCTTCTGACCTCACGAGCTTCAGAATCTaatttgccttaaaaaaaaatctgttttcagCCGTCGCTTTGGTGCTGAAATCTCAGCTCAGTGCCGTGTAGAAAACGCATAGAGGTCATTCTGTCGCTCGCTGTTGTGAACGTAGGGTCACAATCACTTCACGCCGAATTTCTAAAATGTCACGGTAGTCCTGAATCAGTTCTGCACTGTTAGAAATCCGTGCATGGTGACAACGGTTGCTGTGGAACCCCGGGTCTAAGAGGAACCCTGATAAGGGGACGAGATCCTGAATACGCTTTTTGTGGCGAGAAAGTAAGTGggatatgttttgttgttttgtttgtttgtttgtttgtttttttctaaaccaGAGCAATGATGACGGCCCTGTTTGTCTCCGACCCACTGCATGGCAGAACcatcaggactgtacagaggagagagagaggagttaCTCCAAACTCTACAGAGctcatatatttattgaatGCAGCACCtgtgatatttttatatgaaaagaaaaaaaaagcccaagaGTTTTGCACGCACTCGAATGTTTTTGGACgaggaaatgttttttgtagTTGTCTTGACCCATTAATCATTTCTACAAAATATATTCACTGAAACACGATcctgatctttttttatttgtttttcttgtcaTCCAAAAATTCTAAAGCATATCATAAATCATTGTggtactactattattattattattattattagtgcttTTCTTAGATTAGTTTGAGTTTTAAACATTTCGCCCAGTCGGCATCAGATTTGTTCAGTGGCCCGTAAGTGCGAAACACGTTatcaaaaaaaacagcagcaacaatTAAACATCACAGGCTTGTCGTGATTTAATTTcaccatcatgttttttttgttctgtttacaaaattactgttgtctttttgttttgtttttctattttcttgtgtgttttctgatttttttgttgcaatttcagtttttctttcatgtttcacctttgtttgtttcttagtttcatttgtatttttatttactttttgtttactgtttactctgttgcatTTTCATTTTCGTTAAACTTTTTGCAGTTTAACTCttgcattttagtttctatGTTGTGTTTTCGCTTTTGTGGTTTTAAGTTTGTTGTTGCCTTTTGTTTTAagtgtttatgattttttttttctgtttttagtcTTAAGTTGCTGAAGTTGctgatgtatttttattgtcCTTGGTATGATTCATAATTTGCAGTAATGTTTCTGGTTTggtcatgtatttatttatttttatttttttgcatgttttggttttgatattgttttacaattttttttattgcattcacTTTTTGCATCTTTACTGGTTTTGTTGTTCTCATGTTTTAGTTTGCTCTTGTGTTTTATGatgtgctttttgtttgtttgtttttattttgttttcgattggcacatttttttcctcctttttttggtttgtgttttCCGGTGTTGCTCTGACctacagggtcgagggtttgattcccgttcTCTCGCGTGTTCTCCCTGCGGTAGGTGGGTTTGGTCCAGGTACTcctgcagattagggtaattgttttcccaaattgcccctagtgtgtgaatgagtctttgtgtttgtgtgtgcttgtgttctCTCGACCCCACGGTGTTCCTGGCCTCGTTCCCCAGGTCCCCCGCCGGAGGCTCCAGGCTTCACACAACTGTACAGGATGTAGGAAatgagttagagagagagagagagagttgctCAGattatgcagtaaaaaaaatttattctttttttttttttattgctgttttgttGCTATTGTGATGTTTGGTTTACTAACGTGTTTCGCACATGCAGGCTACCATCAGTTTGCCATAACGATTCCCAACCCAAAGCCATACCTGTAGCTGTTCTCACGCTCCTACACTCTTCCTGCAGTACCTTCAtggtgtttttgtatttaataaagATTAGTGACAAACCCACTAGCTCCATCATGAAGTGCGCACTTTGGTCAAATGTTTCTACAGATAGCTCtgcaatataaaaatgaaaaaaaaagcagaagaacATTTATCTTCTCAAGCTCTGAACAATACGTCAGAAAGGAGCGTCAAGCCTTCCCTCAGCTTCAGACCAAATCTTCCTCCGACGTCTCCATGTTTGATtccttcatttgttttattctgcTGTGTGTGGGAGAAAGACAACTCCGTGGAAACGTAAGCGCTTGTGAATCAGTAAATGAACAGCCAGTTATGAAGAGTCACGTACCTTCCATACCACTTCacttctgtttgtgtgttttgataTTAAAATTGTGATAAATTGTCTAAACAAAAATCTGGAAGAATTTCGGTGTTACGCGTTTGTTAAAATATGCCAAAAATATTACAGGTTTGACTGAAAGAGCGGCGTTGGACTGTTTCATGAGAAGAATTCTTGTTATATTCAGGGCACTGAAACTACGGACAGAGGAAATCCAATGACTGTattttaaagataataaatCTTGCTTTTAGCAAATGAAAGACCGACGTCAGTTTCTAAAAAATGGATGACATCATGATGCTTGACTTGAAGCATCATGAGTGagaattgttttgtttgttttattttaaaataataaacttagtGAACCAGTTAATTAGGATGGATGTCTCGCCACTGGGTGATGGATTTATTTACAGGGTCGGGTCACCAGCTCCATGTCtgattgtatctgagcacttggggtgaaggaccttgctcCCAAGCGGCTGACAGTGGAGAGACCCGGTGGTGTTGGGTCTCGAACCGGGAACCTCCTGGTCAGAAGTCCAACACCACTTCTTCCTAAACAGTGCAAGAATCCGCGTTAGAATTTTAACAGCTTTAAACAACATGCTTTTcagattattataatttgttttatatatatattttgttcctGCATTAACcttaaggacaaaaaaaattctgaaaagaATCTGAGATATAGATGAAACTTTAGAAATAAGTGGTCTAGTCAGgagctactttaaaaaaatatatatattgaaatatttacataaataaaataaatattccgTCTGCATGTTGGTCAGAAATTgttctttcaatgatatctttgtTTCATACGTTGGAGAACCCGAAACCTATCTCAGAAAAATGTTAACACGCTGGAGCTGTTTTAAGAcgaaacttcatctttatccttttatctcctttttccatttctcatctgtgattcactctctgattactgaacagggagtTTAATTACGATTAAGTCAAAGTCTTTAAATCAGAGTGTAAAATGGAATCATCCAACAAATCCAAAGAAAACACCAAGTGGACGTCAAACAAGTTGCTGCTTCCAAATGTTTACGCAGCTCAGAGTTAGTTTTCACACAATACGATTTTGCTaatgttgtatttttatataaatataaacgtTTCTCTCTCACCTAAAGTTTTGACCTTGATCTGGGGTTTGACCTGCTGCCTAAACGATGCGGTTTAGCGACTGGAATCAACACTAGCATGACTCGATGTTAGCAAACCAGTGAAACGTTGAGTTCATGGCCGTTAGACAGGTGAAGGAGACGACCCGGAGACGACCCGGAGATGACCCGGAAATGACCCGGAGACGACCCGGAGATGACCCGGAGACGACCCGGAGACGACCCAGTTATACGGCTTTGCTCATTAAAATACTTGACTCTTTCGGCAGGTGAACGCTTAAATAAATCCCAGTGGAATGAATATGTTCAGTTAGAGAGCTCAGGCGCGAGTTCCAGGTAGTTtaaagtctaaataaaaaacctATTACTTGCTTTGTGTCTGTAATTACGTTAGAGTAGATGAGTTCGATTTCAATAACACTTAAGCAGAGTCGTTACGCAGCACCACGATACTTTAGAACAGCAGAATTACTCGTGTTTTCCGCTCCATCTTCTCCTCGCCATTTAAACCTCGACTCGAACCCGCACGCTGCCGTGTGTGACATGAGGAGTGTGAGACGTTCTGCCCGATAGCGAGGTTCAGGATCCACCTGGGAGTCACACGGTACAGGAGAGTGCAGGTGTTACATCATCCAGCGGTTTTATAAACATAACATCAGCGTGTGATGATCCGGGCGACAGGCGAAagaaatgctgtgtgtgtgtgtgtgtgtgtgtgtgtttgtcctgaATATTTGAACAgaatctactgtacagtatatcagatgctgtagaaagaaagaaatggttTAAGAGAAAAGAGAACGAATGTCAGTCAGTGTGATCCCTATaaactacacactgcacactacacacttatacactacacactacacactgtacactgcacactacacacttatacactacacactacacactgtacactgcacacttacacactacacacttatacactacacacttacacactacacactacacacttatacactacacactacacacttacacacacactacaaaccacacacttatacactacacacttatacactacacacttacacactacacacttatacactacacacttatacactacacacttacacactacacacacacactataaactacacactgcacacttacacactacacaattatacactacacacacacactataaaccacatactgtacactacacacttatacactacACATTATATACTTACACTCTACAAACACACTGTGCACTACATACTACACACATTAGacactacaccctacacactacaccctacacactacaccctacacatttttgttcatttgtttcaattttatttcttccttttccTTCTCCTCTCACGggttggttgtgtgtgtgtgtgtgtgtgtgtgtgtgtgtgtgtggctggaattcatttctttttattaatcacATTCCTCTTCGATGTTCTCACACACTGAAGACGTTATTGATAAAGGCGCGGCCTGCGCACATAAACGCTGGTTTGAATTTGTTAAAAAGATGCGATTGACTCTGATGAGAGAAAACAGCCACAGTGACTTTAACTTCTtcaacaaataatttttaactgTAATTTTAGAGAAAATGCtggaaaatcaataaataaataaaaatgagagaATTTGTCAAGCTTGTGTATTCTTGGTGTTTTTCTGCCCCCTGGTGGtgataaaatgcatttaaacttTCACTAAAAGGTCTTCAGGAGCACAATTTGCAAAAATATAGCAAATTATtcattatcttaaaaaaaaacaattgtaaatatatgttttattaatttagacaatttatataaaaataactatgATTTTCTGTTTAACAAAGTAAAAGTTAGACCAATTAaatgacatacagtaatacactaaagcccagtaattattatggtgtCTGGCATCAAAAGCcaagtaatttattatttaacacattGTTTATGACACTGGATTTATAATCAATTTGTCAGGTTGTATAAAGTCACTGAGCCACTAGGGGGCGAGCATGACGTCATGTCTAAAAACAAGTGATAAAATGACTGGAAAATAACACAGGCACTTCTggtgtctttttttaataagatgCACAGAGGAGTTTTTAACTGgtagcacaaacacacaaacacttggGTCAATTAACAGTTACAGTTTGTAAACTTAAGTTTATTACTTAACATAATAATTTGATTAAAGTAAAGCTAGTGATCAGTGAGATTAAATTAACCTGGGGGAAAGAAATGAGCTCACAAACGACGTCTTGACACGTCGATGTCGAGTCAGCTCCTCTATCTGAgaaacattttctttaacaCCCCATGTGATTATGCACCCTGTTATCAACTTTACTCTAGGtttagctaagctaaagctGTAGCGCGCGAGCTTAATGTGTCGCCTCTTTCTACCTGTCGTACACGGTTAGCTAAACACCCTTTATGCATTAGTGTATACTAGCGTTAGTACTCGCCGTTAACGGTTAAATCTAATtataatctgatctgatctttaatgtaatcagtgatattattattattattattattatgattattatttggggttgaagcccatgtacatgtctgtgtgtctctctgtacagcagaactctctgtctaacttattaacacaaagaaatcccattctgtaaggttgagtatcttacgccttgtttacactaagttgtccttctttggtgctcagacaaatacactccctgttcggtaatcggagagtgaatcacagatgagaaatggaaaaagtagatcaaaggataaagatgaagttttgtcttaaaaccactccagcgtgttaaaattcacttataccacttcagcgctgttatttcagccaaagtgaaaatatgaactaatcccagtcaaaatattcactttatcttttctaattaatatctattggtgcaggtgtttgtttacattgagacagtagcgcattagtagattattttacagtagattattaaatcccacacataactgttcataacatcacttttactacACATTCTGGTGTGGGTTAAAGttcagacagagatctaaggCCTGCAGGAGTTTCATTACAATCTGTCTAGGGCAGTTCATTCGTCTCAGACGTCGCCGCTGAGCACTCCGTTGACTTTTTACACTTTATTCAGAATAAATCCCGAGTAGAAAAGCAGCGAGAAACAGAGACATAAACACGTGTTCTTGCAGAAAGAATGTTTATTCAGTCGGAGATTCACTGATCATGTGTCGCCTCTTCCCTAAAGGCTAAAACTaggctttttttatagtttatattaTCATGCAGTAAGAccaacaatacacacacacacacacacacacacacacagttggagATGCTCTCATTAGCAGGAATGTCGTTTCCTCATCCGCACAACATCATATCCCTCtttgtgtattttcttttacacaaaATTGTGCAAAATGGCCACAGCTCCACccctccagcacacacacacacacacacacactcacttcagGTGTAGTAGTGATGTCTATATACGGTGATATTAGTGTTACACATGTTTCACTGGACAGTTAGatatcattataaataaaagtcaaCAAACTTTAGAATAAATTTTatagaataaaagaataataaataaatatgtgaataCATAATTCATAAGATTTTTGCTTAGAAACATTTGTCTAAGAAACTAATGTAATCCAAAATACCagctttttttaatcataatgtttttcccccttatCCCCGTCCTCGAGGTTATTTACCGTTATAAACCTAAACacaatttgttttatgtttaatattattcattattatattaattaatacaagTAGATTAATTTCATTACATTATGTTAAATACTTCATTTTAACAATCAAGCCCttgtaacaaaaaagaaaaaagaaaagttaaaatACTCGTGCATTTCAGTACTGCTTTAAACGCGTCCTCGTCCACGTCCCCATGCTACGATGCGCGTGCGTTACCCAGAATCCCCCTGCTGGAGCGTGTATTTGCAAGAAGGCTCCACCCTGAAAACAAAGTTCAGTGAGTAGTTGATGTCGTTTACTTGGCTGTTTGTACTGTAACATTTCTCTATGTTAAACAATGAACGGAATAATACGCGGCTAATAAACTCCGCTGGCTGTTTAACATCCAGCTCTCATTACAGGTTATAACAACTGGCGAGTAAAAAGAATCAGATGTTTAATTTACTAGATAGTTTACTAGGCCAAATCTTTAAATCTACTTTAAATCCTAACTATAAGCTCTTAAGGTATCTAAGTATCCTCTGGTAGTTTAGCTAGTTTGTATGCTTTCTTACTAGCTTTCACATGTTCTACATTGTTCGTGTACTATTTAATTATTCTTCCCAAGTTAGCAAGATTGTTGGGTAATTTAATTGTAAGTATTAAACTACCATAGAGTACTTGGAGATCATAAAACAACAAACTAACTTAAAGCATAAAACTACCAAACTACTAAAGTACAGGTATAAATTTATAAAGGAAAGTAAACAGTACGATAACAAAATTCTGTACTAAACTACGAGACGGGGGAGGATACTGTACCTTAATAAAGCACTAAACTACCATGGAGTATTtagatatctttaaaaaattgcaAGTTACATACCTTAATAAAGTACTAAACTACATGGAAGTAGTTAGACACATTAAGAAAGTACTACTTACAAACCTTAATGAAGCATTAAACTATGTGAAAGTAGTTAGATATCTCAAAAAGGTGCTAGTTACATAACTTAGTAAAGCACTAAACTACATAAAAGTAGTTAGATTCATTCAAAAAGTAGTGGTTGTATACCTTAATAAAGCACTAAACTACCAAAGACTAACCCAACTACcataataaagaacaaaaattactacagaaataacaataaaaacaaacttcTACAGATAACTTAGTAAAGTATCAAACTTCTAAGTAGATTAATTACCTGGTAagaaattataaagaaactaaaCTACTCAACTACAAGCCAATGTGAATCTAGCatcctttttttcagcataCTAACTACTCGATGGTTGTTTGATGCTTCATTAAgttctgtacatacagtatgtgatattACTTTGCTACTATATTTGGTTATCTACAGTAACTAGCTAGCAAGTCGCTACACACAGTAGCTTAATGTCTGGCTAGTTTGGGGTATAAGTTACTGTGTGATGTAACCTAGCATGaaattactattttttaaaaagtcctattaactagctaagtaacaaaatgataaaaggAACAAAAGTAACAAAGTAAGTAACAAAACTAATtggtacattttaaaataaaagttacaaCTAACCGGTTTGCCAACTGACTAGCATGTTAGTTAGTAGTTAAACTAGTTTACTAGGGCAAACCCACTTACGTAttatattttagaaatattCTAATGCTTCCTGTTGCGGATTACATCGTTTGAGTAATGGAGTATTAGCGCAGTATTAACTCCTAGTATTGGGAGTATTCCCTCAGTATCAGTGAAGGGGAAGTCGACTAGAGTGTGTTGAAAGCAGTACCGAGGAAGCCGCTCTGTCCACTCGGGCCTCCTCTCCTCTCATTGGTTAAGAGATTAAAAAGCAGGCGGGATCTGGTAGCCGGGTGGGCGTGTCTCCACCGTCTCGATCAGCGTCGGGCTCTTGTCTATGGTGGTCTGGTGGATGGCGTCGTTCGAGGGATACGGCTGTTTGGGGGCGTCGGCGGAGGTGAAGAGCGTCATGTCAGTTCCGAGCAGGAACTTCTGCACCGCCAACAGCGTCAGCGCCACCTAGCCAGATTCATCACGTTAGTCAGGTTAATAGGTTAGTGTTTTTAGTACAACTGTAACAAAGTACAGGAATCTATCTTTAAATATCTGCAACAAGTTTTCAGGTGACGATCATTAATGTGCAGCGCTGGGGATTCGAAAGCTTCTGGAATTCTGAGTTATTCAGCATGCAAGTTCGAATTTCAGTCAAAAAGCCAAGCGGAAAATTATTGatgaataattaaattacattgtaTTTGTAAAATGCCTTTAACAACGGCcactgtaaagaaataaaagtgtataatatatatatattattatacatttattatataataatttattttattattatttctgattGCGTTTTATAGATCAGTAACAAAGACGTATTCTGTATTTGTACATAATCCATTGTTTAATAGTTTTTGTAGCCCTTAAAGCTCAGAAAATTTCAGCcaatatttgttttgctgttttgttttttttaataaacatatacagagCTCAGGATCGTGCAGTATAGTGACGTCTCCTTTACTTCAGCACTAAATAGGCAACATAGTGAACTgaattttggtttattttcattaaatccaaatacacagtttgaagtctgaagcctcCTCGTTAACACACACTGCTAAGGCTTCtatatatctttttattattcatggaaggagtctccagtgttcaAACTGTAATTCATTTTGTTCGCAGCTACAAAACATAATTTTCTCATAATTATTTTCCTGCAAAATTTATGAACTTTTTCCGCGTTTGACTTAAACAGCATTAGTACTTTCGATTATAAACGCTAAAAACGGGACCAGTGGTGTAAGCGAGTCTGAATCCATATAGCGTTATAGGGAAATGCAGGTGGTAATTATAGCTAATTGTTTGGGTAAAACTACCTGGAACTATGTTTATTGTACCTGACCGTAAGTGTGAAATTGTTTTGCTTTTCTCCAGCTATTTCAAGCTAACGTTTTAAATTGAATAAAGTAGTTAGCtgattatattttgtatttattcatcaattatttatttattatcttgcTATAGTTATTTAGTTCATTAGTTAGTTAGCTACGTAGCTAGCCAGCATTAGTGTCTAGCCGTATTCTCCTGCGAAGCGACTACGCGCTACACGCTGCTTTATCGAccaaaatttcatttaaaatttcataTCGATGTGTTAAATTGTGAGAAAGTTCTGAAAtacatttaagtgtgtgtgatgtgaactgGATGCTATAGCAAGTAGTAATTAAACTGCATTAAAAAGTTAGTTCAGCGTGAAGCGTAGGCTAGTCTAGACTAGCGCGAGTGTTGGGGGAGGTTTGGACAGCAGCCTCTGGTTATCCTCCAGAAAGGCAATGTCTTTAAACCTGTGCATGTTTTGCAGACACAAAAAGCcctgaaatgtttaaaattaaacagtCAGATAGGAtcaagtgtgtatgtgcatgtgtatacagagtgtgtgtgtgtgtgtgttcttaccCAGGTGAGAATGGAGAAGAAGGAGAATGCGATGGCGGCTCGTGCCGCGTCTGAAGCCTGCTCCAGCGGGAGTTCTTTCGGCGAGGTCCGACTCCACTGATTGGCCAGGAAGCAAAACCCAACAAACCAGAGAAACGCCCAAAGTCCTGCAAAAAGACAAGAAACTTCCTCTGTATGATGCGATCTCACCGAACACACAGTTCGACACAAACGCCTCCTTTCTCGCGCCGTATCACGTTTCGCCACGCGCAGGTCCGCGTTCACTTCGCTGTTACCGTGTAACCTGTTCGTGTGTGAACTGTACCTGAGAAGCCAATCTCCAGCAGCACGGCTCTCTTCCTGTCCTTCACACTGCTGATCTGAGGGAAGTAAAGGTCCAGGGCCAGGAAGCACAGGCTAGCGAGGAACGCCAGCACGCCGATGATGATGCCGTAGTTGCAGGCGTCTTCGTTTTTGTTAAACACGCAGTGCAGGCGCTCGCTGCCCATGTTCACGTAGCCTTCGTTCACTATCGAGCCGAACACCACCATGGAGAAAATCTGCAACAGACAGGAAGTGATATCACGTGTGTCACACGTCCGACCGTCTACTAACTCGCTGTCTGGGAACGTTTTCtcctctgaaactggagactccttcccacAAAGCTACAGCTCGGGTACGGCTGCTGATGGTACGACGCACATTACGCTTTCTCTGAAATGTTAGTCACTTTCCCGAGAGTTTTATAACTTTAATAAAGGAATTCCTGTCTCACCTCCATCTTTTATTGTCTGTCATGTATGTGCACATATCTGTTTCTGTCTCACTCTATTTCCCTTTCTCTTAATTCCAtctcttttttctgtcttttatttcctttctcctctgtctctccttcaccacgtctctctctctctctctctctctctctctgtgacacATGCATGctgtattattttatcatttacacCCGAGTGTCAGAATGTGGAGAAACTCACACGCGAGTGTAACGTGTCCCAAGTGCACATTCTTCACGTCCGCGTGGTTTTCGTTTCTCCTCCCGTGAACGCAGAGGAAGAAAACCAGGCTGCAGCTGATTAgcgttgagtgtgtgtgagctatTTTGAGACACGGCTCTACGTACGCTGACGCACATGTTGCGTGCACCCTCATATTGTGGGGTTGTCATAGTAACAGGTCTTATTGGGCAAAATGACAGAACGTTCCTAATATTCATCACCTGAGGGTTCAGTGCAGTCCTGACACTCACACCTCTCCATGTTTTGCTTCCAAGGAGGAAGATGTTCTCGTATTTGTTCTGTCTCTCATGTTCACTCCGGTCCCTGAACAGGTTCGGaggagtgttttttgtttgttaagccacacagtgatgatcaggctggtgattagtaactgctgatgctgaatgctgagtggttggaacagacgagaggggaaacgaggtcgctgttacataaacaagcaggttttaaattaaatctttaggctgtttgcagtaaaacatttgttgctATTCCTTTAAGTTTAATCTCCATCATTAAATTTAACTTAATATGAAGAACTGATgggggggggtcaagacttttgcacagtactgtatatatttatttaatttaagagGCAAATTCTTAAGAAGATAGATTAGATGTCTAGTGTAAGATTGGATGTCTTGAATCAATTTATGGGAAATGGGATGAGACACTAATGTTAACGATcagatcaacacacacacacacacaca
This genomic window contains:
- the syngr3b gene encoding synaptogyrin-3b, whose translation is MTMMKMNGTGSYGAGRTGAEFDPISFAKRPQTILRLLAWIFSMVVFGSIVNEGYVNMGSERLHCVFNKNEDACNYGIIIGVLAFLASLCFLALDLYFPQISSVKDRKRAVLLEIGFSGLWAFLWFVGFCFLANQWSRTSPKELPLEQASDAARAAIAFSFFSILTWVALTLLAVQKFLLGTDMTLFTSADAPKQPYPSNDAIHQTTIDKSPTLIETVETRPPGYQIPPAF